One genomic window of Plasmodium coatneyi strain Hackeri chromosome 12, complete sequence includes the following:
- a CDS encoding Transcription factor with AP2 domain(S) yields MKERLNEGEEIIMHSGEEVHPSVSTKGQHIHEPTSFDKKAVNFNHMAHANYPFLLHTSDKGGSLEWNSQNAPYVNLASAYDPTMGLSISHPSGDKQSQIRQSNHESCMKSPMSNTPINTSNMAVTNGAGLNPNNGNFCTAMYSGGIPEKKESQKGYIGEDKNRSSKQNPLTPMKKNPTSVISYRNGMNTNRMRNATSGGSFTPNKNVQNGEADNLMIHQSRINHVQQDGLVGDKDETSTLLPVNNNSSDCLASMLSNGPEGYIQSVPTNYQMGWTCSNEWGEIQTQGVPPSVNNPNKQTYGISPLNSSTTSVPHNPCASHNFQFDKSSSANGGHLPSGVNFNNHPTSSLWYHPDGHHIGSRTNSIYLNGDMMKIPTSEDLHVIPPNGSTTSSGSYHVSGEGTNQINNPNGRKELLADQWRNEERLTKQANRTSYRIRRKVDSSRTGESYEMRSSEYEPTGQCHLQQGQPKFASSEGCIYPSGTPLINTCGSFPVRSTIREDDNFNTHMGSRQDGQPMGPPQGKIQFEEQMDNTYSIVKNPLTVNRMVRANNSTPVISNNLINSSCAPFVNNPVQNCQHLEERRFFPIKGNYCMGSIESPYPFGGNQMEDLSSFMKLYNNGNTEDDTEMSAWSTRGGYPQKEVLNSHMSNTKESHSSLIRSSGDGDATLHMCSSPGVNNMPQRSISSCSRQLSLLDSPNGVNNEQEETLQRQNMYDLYVQSLLNGVSGVTNPNGQRGERNDQLVLFNLKNMRSRITGKTPQMANNYLSYLDHYIASLRLLYNKLLSNRNLIFILAKEVFAPKRKRDKKKYSDDKAPTFDSKHSYVQELLAALLPQPPVFPPFEIWIYMGKKNASQLHKLHLTIYIIYQKIICNISNILLKINNDMVSYAGKNKFSKRNGTDSLNDYVNDNKGEGVKRSDSPFLSATKGEDPLGGFDSREYVAKREEGTFHVEDVDYLIDKADAVDSVNSIDAMCIPVEPERETIYNRRPSQMKENESNIHKGDIPRKCLFRIDQKLDMMMASIDNISKMMKLATKGDGRNSSKDPSVDSPDGENKPIDVGEDGNNIQQDEKSGLEKEGKMVKHAERVSEDISPSGCQSAHISINPKDGQIVAYDEVKSTDGPLLEKVTKLNYSNCLEKDNPVKLLNELKYELRNVYNEIRSLKRHHSYYLSSGNNGEEESSLELVNPNDDNGDDYGIPRDGSAVSNMKIKEADETCLLNDFLYSQSERSNPLVNAQTGDYYSCGSKKNEKKIKLKKQNELLNSLINSSICSNEQINKDIIYDLKYTDDIFKKLLFLCRNFYTNLSEYKDYALEPFQENEMGLTNLGHVNSFGYMDNQAFFPMKPLPPSGELPPRVDLPEGKDHPPMCKENGHIDPHSIEQVNGHPVKAEDDTSNVAPIIGSGGGDEDVNSGEETLLSDDQVGSTNLANYGRYTNLGGVCMYDASECSTTKSQDDLRGRNNPPWVELPMEKKEDKEGAHEVDSFFAKLDNQEELMEVCGETPQRVILQMGEMDNYAAAYNRGRNGDVLYSPFSKATNGDYAQMEVGFSSIADNVDDSGAVHAPAGTLFSTTQNGFNYSYPNEQHRGHAYSDIRSSFIRDTSHVNSEHPYVQRAIVSEGSVGSVGGPYVLVKDTEEITKQGTYMNNSYVQNDLGTAKNSSYLLSSAQNMYYPNEDNLPIGFENTEGQVRNDCAKYEPSVSNAYAVNTSGNMKIDDSSQRFSTPMTRCLNADGSYVRGDVMGNCLQVPHSVSHKNQQFGMFNCVAANRLAPTDTDLANHNGINGSVGYYTDESALPSMFTFQGVQNSFQNGAGKNDIRSDQFATNEATNNFTNSSDAGMINQFSHNDTPSMNMHHVDNVLHSKPTYRTTEEGNTFKDALNEGENFTEKIYSHNGNYFNNAELRDTIEDVSDNEVNSGGNPNLGEDENTFDEGSSYFLKNGVITSDLSDHWKVRSNFANNLNRVKSESWNGEDINVSNLKGEHIMRNNSPPDADISAVRPSDNQRMTNERGYNNFTNDANKSKLKKMLEITDKLIGKKYRGISYDPTRNGWSTFVYKNGVRRKKFFSSYKYGNLLAKKKSIEWRLKNLSPDSHAYVFSLKAKEEFNAILNDGYADINNLNCDSRDGENNGNSSNNRDILYVNAFINLFNSSSGGKKGEPDVPDEPLCRMDKSSYEECAEELTRKDAQDGNGPGSSEHAKSLGHANDKVGGDIDENTDGGNKGWNGGCGDARLNGCDEADGCLPPNGDLFAYENYCSILLNEEEASRSEPNGREAKNDPTCNNVQKDKVDNLNGAAGGEIPDQTAHFQIVNGQNEELTKFPHSNDVSAEHCAALPKEGIDPRLPIGDNYAVARCGNRKKRKRNILKGEGKNPIGEGEPDVTGTGENFRSTYAGRDASAGGCSDSSCSDPYGSDTRSCDDQLDGNRIDENFKRSMDSSLTHTMEGIHSPFEEEGNICKNGKIRYNNSEESLQYVKECISKNIHLKGFSCGSGGKDNNKVDTLYNNVGCYPDGNRLSSGQPLLNGVFPTSDGSVMKTFYPVECKSIPQEQLIGQIVNPEERQHMDGKEKNNLFSGEITPLVEGNSEMEKQVVFPSEETEGRSPNVLDCSMRGDSFRGTHENGSPNGTTEVGASHHEGDLFVKNKQASDKNCFLYKDTLLRYMNECTCTGEEEKNVFLHFLRLTPEWVLLELDQLEEKYHAYFRKKIESFYKAYLVKISNQNGNDLREVPEEGSCRSASGIPPRRNEYLRELQLIFDKKLNTLWTCMIFPIDFLYILNYKILRILKTLNKKKVQSAKQEKDKQLQCSLKGVSFIKYKSAWCFTYLDLDDKKKEKIFPINHYGFMEAKTLSILYRKSFVLHLSKMYTFLRNILSRHKLESTRSINISKLINPKSINQFIDYYKKYEEFLLCYGKILYFNESKNIFLSMKETTKKRDALNYVPPEMRHKMSGEIEPLNLITVTRNYFSKKSQMIKFPKGVVYLSGYFLWVLLFLNHNNKEVVISFSARKYSFETAKSRCFECYYFLLYKYKFRPINISGVIDLILETDLECKNYNLLDYEAEKIMPLDCLFYFFAPSNYVLQNGVIYKRLLLDQHNREGYLWREEYNSLFPSEYVSLDTFQRYEIEDDYFVATNEVDVPLNGCMESGAEVVTQDNLLNDAEAGAQRKYSPFEFPSLPQHQAACYTYHPIEHNEGNEYPAKKHHPSVDDLLLCDHMEQEKKDIPLYFTDDENGKMIRLKRGDRYLGRSFKRGNYTNWGDSPEEYHLGSDSGGDEEAAPEQAIKEEEKKTHGAYDPSGPNNEDITMCRREGEGMTSWGMHLTCGNSNVGSLHGGHNIEEEHQRGGNYPTVNGANRRGQNGQVSSDTIGSCHHEEGDYHLGKKEERNGDVIEQNLHTKEYINHEQTTQTNFINNAEYYRNILSKSIFHFFDNNIQDEYLKRNYDSLFNSEEEKNVVFKKISEKEEQVGVFLMLNCQWLSDSFVHNIHQIETKYADIYSFENYLNTREEVLNWKCEKNFIRDCGDIAKKCPRVIGVYYDTHTHAWVVSSTFNGKRRDKKFLVKTFGFLQARKMAIEYREKCQQQRALYRAKNVHGKRVSYVETDQMETNEQ; encoded by the coding sequence atgaaggaaaggttaAACGAAGGGGAGGAAATCATTATGCACAGTGGGGAGGAGGTGCATCCGAGTGTGAGCACAAAAGGACAACACATTCACGAACCCACCAGCTTTGACAAAAAAGCTGTAAATTTTAACCACATGGCGCATGCAAATTATCCCTTTTTATTACACACAAGTGATAAAGGAGGCAGCCTCGAGTGGAATTCGCAGAATGCTCCTTATGTCAACTTAGCAAGTGCCTATGACCCCACCATGGGGCTCAGCATAAGCCACCCCAGTGGCGACAAGCAAAGTCAAATAAGGCAAAGTAACCATGAGTCTTGCATGAAGAGCCCCATGAGTAACACCCCCATAAATACGTCCAACATGGCAGTGACAAACGGAGCGGGTCTTAACCCGAATAATGGCAACTTCTGCACTGCCATGTACAGTGGAGGAATTcccgaaaaaaaggagagccAAAAAGGTTATATCGGTGAAGACAAAAACCGGAGCAGTAAACAAAACCCCCTGACCcccatgaaaaaaaatcccacTAGTGTAATTTCTTACCGGAACGGCATGAACACTAATAGAATGAGAAATGCCACATCTGGGGGGTCATTTACACCAAATAAGAATGTGCAGAATGGTGAGGCAGACAATTTAATGATCCACCAGAGTCGCATAAACCATGTTCAGCAGGATGGTTTGGTTGGAGACAAAGATGAGACGTCTACTCTCCTTCCtgtaaataataacagtAGTGATTGTTTAGCATCTATGCTTAGTAACGGCCCGGAGGGGTACATTCAAAGTGTCCCAACAAACTACCAAATGGGGTGGACGTGCAGTAACGAATGGGGTGAAATCCAAACACAGGGTGTCCCTCCAAGTGTAAACAACCCCAACAAACAGACTTACGGCATTTCCCCTTTAAACAGCAGTACCACTTCCGTGCCGCATAATCCTTGTGCTTCTCATAATTTCCAGTTTGACAAAAGTAGCAGTGCCAACGGTGGTCACCTTCCCAGTGGTGTAAATTTTAATAACCACCCAACGAGCAGTTTATGGTACCATCCGGATGGGCACCATATCGGTAGTAGGACTAACTCAATCTACCTGAACGGGGACATGATGAAAATCCCAACCAGTGAAGACTTGCATGTTATTCCCCCAAACGGTTCTACAACTAGCAGTGGTAGCTACCATGTTAGTGGTGAGGGGACAAATCAGATAAATAACCCGAACGGTAGAAAGGAACTGTTAGCAGATCAATGGAGGAATGAAGAACGTCTCACCAAGCAGGCGAACAGGACAAGCTATAgaattagaaggaaggtggacAGTTCACGTACCGGTGAATCGTACGAAATGCGTAGCAGTGAGTATGAACCGACTGGGCAATGCCATCTACAGCAGGGGCAGCCCAAATTTGCCAGTAGTGAGGGATGCATATACCCAAGTGGAACCCCTCTAATAAATACATGTGGTAGTTTCCCTGTTAGAAGTACCATTCGGGAAGACGACAATTTTAACACACATATGGGTAGCAGGCAGGATGGCCAACCAATGGGCCCTCCACAGGGGAAAATCCAATTCGAGGAACAAATGGATAACACGTATAGCATAGTGAAGAACCCATTGACAGTGAACCGAATGGTACGTGCAAATAACTCCACTCCAGTAATCTCAAACAATTTGATCAACAGTTCATGTGCCCCCTTTGTAAATAATCCAGTGCAGAATTGCCAACATTTGGAGGAGAGAAGGTTCTTCCCCATCAAGGGCAACTACTGCATGGGCAGCATAGAAAGTCCATACCCATTTGGTGGCAACCAGATGGAAGATCTAAGCAGCTTCATGAAATTGTATAATAATGGTAATACTGAAGATGACACTGAGATGTCCGCATGGTCAACACGAGGGGGTTATCCCCAGAAGGAGGTTCTTAACAGTCACATGAGCAACACTAAAGAGAGTCACAGCAGTTTAATACGTAGTAGTGGGGATGGAGACGCAACCCTTCATATGTGTAGTTCTCCTGGTGTGAATAACATGCCGCAGAGGAGCATAAGTAGTTGTTCACGCCAGCTCAGTTTGTTAGATTCGCCGAATGGGGTGAATAATGAGCAGGAGGAAACTCTACAACGACAAAACATGTACGACTTGTACGTGCAGTCCCTCTTGAATGGGGTGAGTGGAGTAACGAACCCGAATGGGCAAcggggggaaaggaatgaCCAGTTAGTATTattcaatttaaaaaacatgCGTAGTAGAATTACCGGGAAGACCCCCCAAATGGCCAACAATTATTTGTCCTACTTAGACCATTATATTGCCTCCCTACGTCTACTCTACAACAAACTACTCAGCAACAGAAATTTGATATTCATCCTGGCGAAGGAAGTATTTGCaccaaaaagaaagagggataaaaaaaaatacagtgATGATAAGGCGCCCACATTTGATAGTAAGCATTCCTATGTACAAGAATTGTTAGCAGCTCTTCTACCACAACCACCTGTCTTTCCGCCGTTCGAAATTTGGATCtacatgggaaaaaaaaatgccagtCAATTACACAAACTGCACctaacaatatatataatttatcagaaaattatttgcaACATTTCTAAcatccttttaaaaattaataacGACATGGTGAGTTACgcagggaagaataaatttaGCAAACGCAACGGGACGGACTCGCTTAATGATTATGTGAATGACAAtaagggggagggggtgaAGCGAAGtgattccccctttttgagtgccacaaagggggaagatcCGCTTGGGGGATTCGACAGTAGAGAGTATGTGGCgaagagggaagaagggaCTTTCCACGTGGAGGATGTGGACTATCTGATCGACAAAGCTGACGCGGTTGACTCGGTTAACTCGATTGACGCGATGTGCATCCCCGTGGAGCCAGAGCGTGAGACGATCTACAACAGGCGCCCTTcccaaatgaaggaaaacgaGTCTAATATCCATAAGGGAGACATCCCCAGAAAATGCCTCTTCCGAATTGACCAGAAATTAGACATGATGATGGCCTCAATTGATAACATaagcaaaatgatgaagtTGGCAACAAAGGGGGATGGACGCAATAGCAGTAAGGACCCCTCAGTAGACTCCCCCGATGGGGAAAACAAACCGATCGATGTGGGGGAAGACGGGAATAACATCCAGCAGGATGAAAAAAGTGGCcttgaaaaagaaggtaaaatGGTTAAACATGCAGAACGTGTAAGTGAAGACATCTCCCCAAGTGGGTGTCAATCAGCGCACATTAGCATCAACCCAAAGGATGGCCAAATAGTCGCCTACGACGAGGTAAAAAGTACTGATGGACCCCTCCTTGAAAAGGTGACCAAGTTAAATTATAGTAACTGTTTAGAAAAGGACAATCCTGTAAAGTTACTGAACGAGCTAAAGTACGAACTTAGAAATGTGTACAACGAAATACGATCTTTAAAGAGGCATCACAGTTACTACCTGTCTAGTGGAAATAACGGAGAGGAGGAAAGCTCCCTAGAATTGGTTAACCCCAATGATGACAACGGGGACGATTATGGCATTCCACGAGATGGCAGTGCAGTGTCAAATATGAAGATAAAAGAAGCAGATGAAACATGTCTCCTAAACGATTTCTTATACAGCCAAAGTGAACGTTCCAACCCGTTGGTAAATGCACAAACAGGGGATTACTACTCTTGtgggagcaaaaaaaatgaaaaaaagataaagttgaagaagcaaaatgaacTACTTAATAGCCTCATAAATAGCAGCATTTGCTCCAACGAACAAATTAATAAGGATATCATCTATGACCTGAAGTACACAGATGATATTTTCAAGaagcttttatttttatgtagaaatttttacacaaatttaTCCGAATATAAGGACTATGCTTTGGAGCCGTTTCAGGAAAATGAAATGGGCCTAACTAATTTGGGTCATGTCAACAGTTTTGGGTACATGGACAATCAGGCGTTCTTTCCCATGAAGCCACTTCCCCCTAGTGGGGAATTACCACCCAGAGTGGATTTACCAGAGGGGAAGGATCACCCCCCCATGTGTAAGGAAAATGGACACATTGACCCGCACAGTATTGAGCAAGTGAATGGCCACCCCGTCAAAGCGGAAGATGACACATCAAATGTAGCGCCAATCATAGGCAGCGGCGGTGGGGACGAGGATGTTAACTCTGGCGAGGAAACTCTTCTGAGTGACGACCAGGTCGGATCAACGAACTTGGCAAACTACGGCAGGTACACAAATTTGGGAGGTGTCTGCATGTATGATGCGTCGGAATGTTCCACCACGAAAAGTCAGGACGACCTCCgtggaaggaacaacccCCCCTGGGTGGAACTACCGatggagaagaaagaagataAAGAGGGTGCACATGAAGtggattccttttttgccaaaTTGGATAATCAAGAAGAACTGATGGAAGTTTGTGGAGAGACCCCCCAAAGGGTGATTTTGCAGATGGGCGAAATGGACAACTACGCAGCTGCCTATAACAGGGGTAGAAACGGAGACGTACTTTATAGTCCTTTCTCAAAGGCCACTAATGGGGATTACGCACAAATGGAAGTAGGCTTCAGTAGCATCGCAGATAATGTAGATGATAGTGGTGCTGTGCATGCCCCGGCAGGAACGCTGTTTAGTACCACACAAAATGGATTTAACTATAGTTACCCTAATGAGCAGCATAGAGGCCATGCCTACAGCGACATAAGGAGTTCATTCATTAGGGATACATCCCATGTCAATTCGGAACACCCATATGTGCAGCGTGCAATTGTCTCTGAAGGGAGTGTTGGTAGTGTTGGTGGCCCATATGTACTGGTGAAAGATACGGAAGAGATAACAAAGCAGGgaacatatatgaacaattcGTACGTGCAAAACGATTTAGGGACAGCTAAAAATAGTAGTTACCTTTTAAGCAGTGCACAAAATATGTACTACCCAAATGAGGATAATTTGCCAATAGGCTTTGAAAACACGGAAGGGCAAGTCCGTAATGATTGTGCGAAGTATGAACCGAGTGTTTCCAACGCATATGCTGTTAACACGAGTGGTAATATGAAAATTGATGATTCCTCCCAAAGATTCAGTACCCCAATGACGAGGTGCTTAAATGCTGATGGGAGTTACGTTAGGGGGGATGTAATGGGGAATTGCCTACAAGTGCCCCACTCCGTATCCCACAAAAATCAACAGTTCGGTATGTTCAATTGTGTTGCTGCGAATCGTTTAGCGCCAACAGATACAGATTTAGCGAACCATAACGGAATAAACGGAAGCGTAGGTTACTACACGGATGAAAGTGCACTACCAAGTATGTTCACCTTCCAGGGGGTACAAAATAGCTTTCAAAACGGCGCCGGTAAGAACGACATAAGAAGTGACCAATTTGCAACCAACGAAGCAACAAATAATTTCACCAATTCCAGTGATGCAGGGATGATTAACCAGTTTTCCCATAATGATACACCATCGATGAACATGCACCATGTGGATAATGTGCTTCATAGTAAACCCACCTACCGAACAACAGAGGAGGGAAATACGTTTAAGGATGCCCtaaacgaaggggaaaacttcacagaaaaaatatacagcCATAATGGGAACTACTTTAATAACGCCGAACTGAGAGACACTATAGAAGATGTATCAGATAATGAAGTGAACAGTGGAGGGAATCCAAACTTGGGAGAGGACGAAAATACCTTCGATGAGGGTTCttcttactttttaaaaaatggcgtTATCACGAGTGACCTGTCTGATCATTGGAAGGTCAGGTCAAACTTTGCAAATAACTTAAACAGAGTAAAGAGCGAATCTTGGAATGGAGAAGACATAAACGTAAGCAACTTAAAGGGAGAACACATCATGAGGAATAATAGCCCGCCAGATGCTGATATATCGGCCGTACGTCCAAGTGACAACCAAAGGATGACAAATGAGCGAGGATATAACAATTTTACGAATGATGCCAATAAAAGcaagctaaaaaaaatgcttgaAATTACGGATAAGCTAATTGGGAAGAAGTACAGGGGGATATCTTACGACCCCACCAGAAATGGATGGTCCACCTTTGTATATAAAAACGGCGtcaggaggaaaaagtttttttcctcttataAATACGGAAACCTATTAGCTAAAAAGAAATCCATAGAATGGAGACTAAAAAACTTAAGTCCAGATTCACATGCGTATGTGTTTTCTCTAAAAGCGAAGGAAGAATTTAATGCCATTTTGAATGATGGCTATGCAGATATCAACAATCTTAACTGTGACAGCAGAGATGGGGAAAACAACGGCAATAGCTCCAACAATAGGGACATACTCTATGTGAATGCTTTTATCAACCTGTTTAATAGCTCCtcaggagggaagaaaggtgAGCCAGATGTACCTGATGAACCGTTGTGCCGAATGGATAAATCGTCCTATGAAGAATGTGCAGAGGAGCTTACTCGAAAGGACGCACAAGATGGAAATGGACCAGGCAGTAGTGAGCATGCAAAGTCACTCGGTCATGCGAATGACAAAGTTGGAGGAGACATCGATGAGAACACGGATGGGGGGAATAAAGGGTGGAATGGTGGATGCGGTGATGCCCGCTTGAATGGCTGCGATGAGGCAGATGGCTGCCTACCCCCGAATGGAGATTTATTCGCTTATGAGAATTACTGTTCGATACTActaaatgaggaggaagccTCGAGAAGTGAACCAAATGggagggaagcaaaaaatgacCCAACCTGCAATAATGTGCAAAAGGACAAAGTGGACAATTTAAATGGCGCTGCGGGAGGGGAGATTCCAGATCAGACAGCGCATTTCCAAATTGTAAATGGACAAAACGAGGAACTGACAAAATTTCCGCATTCAAATGATGTGTCCGCTGAACATTGTGCCGCACTTCCTAAGGAGGGAATAGACCCACGCCTTCCCATTGGAGATAACTACGCAGTTGCGCGATGTgggaatagaaaaaagagaaaaaggaatatctTAAAAGGTGAAGGGAAGAACCCTATAGGGGAAGGCGAACCAGACGTAACAGGAACGGGTGAAAACTTCAGAAGTACGTACGCCGGACGTGATGCTTCAGCGGGTGGTTGCAGCGACAGCAGCTGCAGTGACCCGTACGGAAGTGACACCCGCAGTTGCGATGACCAACTCGACGGCAACCGGATCGACGAGAATTTCAAAAGGTCGATGGACAGTAGCCTAACCCATACGATGGAGGGAATTCATTCCCCCTttgaggaagaagggaatatctgcaaaaatggcaaaatcAGGTACAACAATTCGGAAGAGTCCCTTCAGTATGTAAAGGAGTGCATatcaaaaaatatacatttgAAAGGTTTTAGTTGTGGCAGTGGAGGAAAGGACAACAACAAGGTCGATACGCTTTATAATAACGTAGGGTGCTACCCAGATGGGAATAGATTATCGAGTGGGCAGCCCCTTCTAAACGGTGTATTTCCCACTAGTGATGGTAGCGTTATGAAGACATTCTATCCCGTGGAATGTAAGAGCATTCCCCAGGAGCAGCTGATCGGTCAGATTGTTAATCCAGAAGAACGACAACACATggatggaaaggaaaagaataatttGTTCTCTGGGGAGATAACCCCTTTGGTTGAAGGTAACAGCGAAATGGAGAAGCAGGTTGTATTCCCCAGTGAGGAAACTGAGGGGAGATCCCCGAACGTGCTGGATTGTAGCATGAGAGGTGACTCCTTCAGGGGCACGCATGAAAATGGATCCCCAAATGGTACTACTGAAGTAGGCGCATCCCACCATGAGGGAGACCTTTTCGTAAAGAATAAACAGGCAAGTgataaaaattgtttcctCTACAAAGACACCCTCCTGAGGTACATGAACGAGTGTACCTGcacgggggaagaagaaaaaaatgttttcctcCACTTTCTGAGGTTAACCCCTGAGTGGGTTCTCCTAGAACTAGACCAATTGGAAGAAAAGTACCATGCCTatttcaggaaaaaaattgaatcatTTTATAAAGCCTACTTGGTTAAAATAAGCAATCAAAATGGTAATGACCTTAGGGAGGTACCAGAGGAAGGATCCTGTCGCTCAGCCAGTGGCATCCCCCCCAGACGTAATGAGTACCTTAGAGAACTTCAACTCATTTTTGATAAGAAATTGAATACCCTCTGGACATGCATGATTTTCCCTATAGATTTCCTCTACATATTAAACTATAAAATACTtagaattttaaaaaccttgaataaaaaaaaggtgcaaagTGCTAAGCAAGAGAAAGACAAACAGTTGCAGTGTTCGTTGAAAGGGGTTAGCTTCATCAAGTATAAAAGCGCATGGTGTTTTACCTATCTCGATTtggatgataaaaaaaaagaaaaaatatttcctattAATCATTATGGCTTTATGGAAGCAAAAACGCTATCCATTCTGTACAGAAAAAGCTTTGTCCTACATCTAAGCAAAATGTATACCTTTTTGAGAAATATTTTGTCAAGGCATAAATTAGAATCGACCAGAAGCATAAACATAAGTAAACTGATCAATCCCAAGTCAATAAATCAGTTCATCGACTATTATAAAAAGTATGAGGAGTTCCTCCTTTGCTATGGCAAAATTTTATACTTCAATgaaagcaaaaatatattcctatCGATGAAGGAGACGACGAAGAAGAGGGATGCTTTAAACTATGTGCCCCCCGAAATGAGACATAAAATGTCCGGAGAAATAGAACCCTTAAATCTAATAACCGTAAcgagaaattatttttccaaaaaatcaCAAATGATCAAGTTCCCCAAGGGGGTAGTCTATCTGTCGGGCTACTTCCTATGGGTTCTACTATTCCTGAAccataataataaagaagtagttatttccttttcggCTAGGAAGTACTCTTTCGAAACAGCCAAAAGTAGATGCTTCGAGTGCTACTACTTTCTGCTTTATAAGTACAAGTTCCGACCCATTAACATATCAGGCGTTATAGACCTTATCCTGGAAACCGATTTAGAGTGTAAAAATTACAACCTGCTGGATTacgaagcggaaaaaataatgccgCTAGATtgtttgttctatttttttgccccttcaAATTATGTGCTTCAAAATGGGGTTATTTATAAAAGGCTTCTTCTTGATCAGCACAACCGGGAGGGGTACCTCTGGAGGGAGGAATACAACTCCCTTTTCCCCAGTGAGTATGTCTCCTTGGACACCTTTCAGAGGTACGAGATTGAAGACGACTATTTCGTGGCAACGAATGAGGTGGATGTTCCACTGAACGGGTGTATGGAAAGCGGTGCTGAAGTGGTTACACAGGATAACCTACTTAACGATGCAGAAGCAGGAGCGCAGAGGAAGTACTCCCCCTTTGAGTTCCCATCCCTACCACAACACCAAGCGGCCTGCTACACATACCATCCAATAGAACATAACGAAGGTAATGAATACCCAGCGAAAAAGCATCACCCCTCAGTGGACGACTTGCTGCTTTGTGACCACATGGaacaggagaagaaggacatCCCCCTTTACTTTACGGACgacgaaaatggaaaaatgatacgtctgaaaaggggggatagGTACCTGGGGAGAAGTTTCAAACGGGGGAATTACACAAATTGGGGGGACTCACCGGAGGAGTACCACCTTGGCAGTGACAGCGGTGGCGATGAAGAAGCTGCTCCAGAACAAGCgataaaggaggaggagaagaaaaccCATGGGGCATATGACCCAAGTGGTCCAAATAATGAAGACATCACAATGTGtcgaagggaaggagaaggaatgaCCAGCTGGGGGATGCACCTCACGTGTGGAAATTCAAACGTGGGGAGTCTCCATGGAGGGCACAACATAGAAGAGGAAcaccaaagggggggaaattacCCCACAGTGAATGGTGCAAATCGAAGGGGACAAAACGGACAAGTCAGTTCAGACACCATCGGCAGCTGTCACCACGAGGAAGGTGATTaccatttgggaaaaaaggaagaaagaaatggagACGTGATTGAGCAAAATTTACACACAAAGGAGTATATAAACCATGAGCAAACTACACaaacaaattttataaacaACGCAGAGTACTACAGAAACATTTTGAGTAAAAGCATTTTCCACTTCTTCGATAACAACATACAGGacgaatatttaaaaaggaattatgACTCCCTGTTTAATAgtgaagaggagaaaaatgtggtgtttaaaaaaatcagcgaaaaggaagaacaggtAGGAGTTTTCCTAATGCTTAATTGCCAGTGGCTTTCAGACTCCTTTGTTCATAACATACACCAGATCGAAACGAAGTACGCcgatatttattcttttgaAAATTATCTCAATACACGTGAAGAGGTCTTAAATTggaaatgcgaaaaaaattttattaggGACTGTGGGGATATTGCTAAGAAATGTCCTCGAGTTATTGGTGTTTATTATGATACACATACCCATGCCTGGGTCGTCAGTAGTACCTTTAATGGAAAGAGACgggataaaaaatttctggTAAAAACGTTTGGCTTTTTGCAAGCAAGGAAGATGGCCATCGAGTACAGGGAGAAGTGCCAGCAGCAGCGGGCCCTCTACCGGGCGAAGAACGTCCATGGGAAGAGAGTGTCTTACGTGGAGACGGATCAAATGGAAACAAATGAACAGTAA